In a genomic window of Gossypium arboreum isolate Shixiya-1 chromosome 9, ASM2569848v2, whole genome shotgun sequence:
- the LOC108450146 gene encoding uncharacterized protein LOC108450146, translating to MATHTDGKDFVVLSRVRTGLKREFEFALKVQAEMCGSLGRTRSRKSQNGPALSPGKRSNKKLKREPKVEEEPIDLISEEEAKSDVVDVEEPKTEVDGCEEEESKRVEEEIKSVVIETMFEDVVGDEGKGGSEPEKTIIGTLDEKEEKVSKMDVDIGKKQSELEDATKNVDGEKGKEDLVIKSEPCKRDSIVPFFASLEGSSKVEEVVKEEKPLRTYTRSSSKPKVETVEGAVLGDAVIVNASDVKSGRDDNGVKGVDSLITPEINVSTKFVRNFPTKLKDLFDSGMLEGANVRYARSSKVTRNSGSNELRGVIKGSGILCFCSACKGVNVVTPTLYENHAGSSNKRPAEYIYLENGHTLRDVMNACKDSSLTTLENGLRMVIGSSMKKSSFCLNCRASITDADSGKPMILCNSCVDVKESQDSSIEVADGASDRSPRSTVVPKSPISASKCSSSQTKSQGRVTRKDLRMHKLVFEENGLPNGAELGYFVRGKKMLVGYKRGYGILCTCCNSEISPSQFEAHAGWASRRKPFQHIYTSNGVSLHELSISLLKNQKYSTNESDDLCSICLQGGNLFCCNTCPRAFHKECVSLPSIPTGTWHCRYCQNTFQKEKFVERNANALAAGRVAGIDPIEQITKRSIRIIKTPETEVPSVCVLCRGHAFSKSGFGPRTVILCDQCEREYHVGCLRDHNMDDLKELPEGKWFCCTDCNRIHSALQKLIVRGEEKLPDSSLLVVKKKHEKNRLESKASLDIRWRVLSGKMISSDDTRVLLSKAVAIFHERFDPISDSGSSKGDLIPSMVYGRSVKDQDFGGMYCAMLTVNQVVVSAGIFRIFGQEVAEIPLVATSTEGEGQGYFQCLFTCLEKLLGFLNVKNLVLPAADEAESIWTKKFGFSKITKEELDKYRRDYQMMVFQGTSILQKPVPEIRLIRKPEHE from the exons atggcGACTCATACTGACGGGAAGGATTTCGTGGTGCTATCTCGGGTAAGAACGGGTCTGAAGCGCGAATTCGAGTTTGCTTTGAAGGTTCAAGCGGAGATGTGTGGGTCTTTGGGTCGGACTCGGTCTAGGAAGTCACAGAATGGACCAGCGTTGAGTCCAGGTAAGAGGAGTAACAAAAAATTGAAGAGAGAACCTAAGGTTGAGGAAGAACCGATAGATTTGATCAGTGAAGAAGAGGCCAAAAGCGACGTCGTGGATGTGGAAGAACCGAAGACAGAGGTGGATGGTTGTGAAGAAGAGGAGTCAAAAAGGGTAGAAGAGGAAATTAAAAGTGTGGTCATTGAAACAATGTTTGAAGATGTGGTTGGCGATGAAGGGAAGGGAGGAAGTGAACCCGAAAAGACAATAATAGGTACGCTAGATGAAAAGGAAGAGAAGGTATCAAAAATGGATGTTGACATTGGAAAGAAACAAAGTGAATTGGAGGATGCAACGAAGAATGTAGACGGGGAAAAGGGAAAGGAGGATTTGGTGATAAAAAGTGAGCCCTGTAAAAGGGATTCGATAGTGCCTTTTTTTGCTAGTCTCGAGGGTAGTAGTAAGGTAGAGGAAGTGGTGAAGGAAGAGAAACCTTTACGTACATATACCCGATCCTCGTCGAAGCCAAAGGTGGAGACGGTGGAGGGAGCTGTTTTAGGAGATGCTGTTATTGTGAATGCCAGTGATGTGAAAAGTGGTCGTGATGATAATGGAGTTAAAGGTGTGGATAGTCTGATAACGCCCGAAATTAATGTGTCTACTAAGTTTGTTAGAAACTTCCCTACAAAGTTAAAGGATCTTTTTGATTCAGGGATGCTTGAAGGGGCAAATGTGAGGTATGCCCGAAGCTCAAAG GTTACAAGAAATTCAGGAAGTAATGAGCTTCGAGGAGTAATTAAGGGCTCTGGAATATTGTGTTTTTGCAGTGCTTGCAAGGGGGTTAAT GTAGTTACTCCTACCTTATATGAGAATCATGCTGGTAGCTCAAACAAACGCCCTGCAGAGTACATTTACCTTGAGAATGGGCATACCCTGCGTGATGTAATGAATGCCTGCAAAGATAGTTCATTGACCACATTAGAGAATGGTCTGAGAATGGTGATTGGATCTTCAATGAAGAAATCCAGCTTTTGTTTGAACTGTAGAG CATCTATTACTGATGCTGATTCTGGAAAACCTATGATTCTATGTAATTCATGTGTGGATGTAAAAGAGTCTCAAGACAGCTCAATTGAAGTGGCTGATGGTGCTAGTGATAG ATCACCCAGATCAACTGTGGTTCCAAAGTCACCAATCAGTGCTTCAAAATGCAGCTCGTCACAAACTAAGAGTCAGGGAAGAGTAACTAGAAA aGATCTGCGGATGCATAAATTGGTATTCGAGGAAAATGGGTTGCCAAATGGAGCTGAACTAGGGTATTTTGTTCGTGGAAAG AAAATGCTTGTTGGTTATAAAAGGGGATATGGAATACTTTGTACCTGTTGCAATTCGGAG ATAAGCCCCTCTCAGTTTGAGGCTCATGCTGGTTGGGCAAGTCGTCGCAAGCC TTTTCAACACATTTACACATCAAATGGAGTATCTCTCCATGAATTGTCAATATCCCTGTTGAAAAATCAGAAGTACTCTACAAATGAGAGTGATGACCTATGTAGCATCTGTTTGCAAGGAGGGAATCTATTTTGCTGTAATACATGTCCAAGGGCTTTTCACAAAG AGTGTGTTTCTCTACCAAGCATTCCAACTGGTACTTGGCACTGTAGATATTGCCAGAATACCTTCCAAAAGGAAAAGTTTGTGGAACGTAATGCCAATGCTCTAGCTGCTGGAAGAGTTGCGGGAATTGATCCAATAGAACAGATAACAAAGAGATCCATTCGAATCATCAAAACTCCTGAGACAGAAGTTCCCAGCGTATGTGTGCTATGCAG AGGTCATGCTTTTAGCAAATCAGGATTTGGTCCACGCACTGTTATACTTTGTGATCAG TGTGAGAGAGAGTATCACGTGGGCTGTCTGAGGGATCATAATATGGATGACCTTAAG GAGTTGCCAGAAGGAAAGTGGTTTTGTTGCACAGATTGCAATAGAATTCATTCTGCTCTACAGAAATTGATAGTTCGTGGGGAAGAGAAGCTTCCTGACTCGTCTCTGCTTGTTGTAAAGAAGAAACATGAAAAAAATAGGTTGGAGAGCAAGGCCAGTCTTGATATAAGATGGAGGGTTCTCAGTGGGAAAATGATATCTTCTGATGACACTAGAGTATTGCTTTCCAAAGCTGTTGCGATCTTCCAT GAACGCTTTGACCCTATAAGCGACTCTGGATCAAGTAAAGGTGATCTCATTCCATCAATGGTATATGG AAGAAGTGTGAAGGACCAAGATTTTGGTGGCATGTACTGTGCAATGTTAACTGTCAA TCAAGTGGTGGTGTCAGCTGGTATTTTTAGGATATTTGGGCAGGAGGTGGCTGAAATTCCCTTAGTTGCAACTAGTACCGAAGGTGAAGGACAG GGTTATTTCCAATGCCTTTTCACTTGCCTAGAAAAGCTGCTTGGGTTTCTAAATGTGAAAAACCTCGTGCTTCCAGCAGCTGATGAAGCAGAATCCATATGGACGAAGAAATTCGGATTCAGCAAGATAACAAAGGAGGAG CTAGACAAGTATAGAAGAGACTACCAAATGATGGTCTTCCAGGGTACATCCATACTGCAGAAGCCAGTCCCAGAAATTCGACTGATCCGTAAACCAGAGCATGAGTGA
- the LOC108453031 gene encoding uncharacterized protein LOC108453031, which produces MKASLKFREEKQPVLRAKIPLSILGLPFQSGIVAGEPKELTLNLSTFFESGPSIKIAYRPTDTWNPFSLIVKTGTGPFGSPMSTSLLMSAEFNLLGRGNPSFMLHLKPQFGDFSIKKSQSSAFDKVVKMTNDAVADVDSSASGDFAGFFTEKGKLGTLISGDIARILSGMEVAARTAVPVKGKAMLKFRWGMRIPSEMKSGVGGAGIPFLVMDKIGIEQVEGVDSKQAITTASKASPGVSTNVDIAESIFMVKRQLEALHSENALLKRAVDDLRREISSGNFGDLNSVKYREIERNGKTERRMNEKNSMEEELKKALKGA; this is translated from the coding sequence atgaaagcttCATTGAAATTTCGGGAAGAGAAGCAGCCAGTGTTGAGGGCCAAAATACCTCTAAGCATTTTGGGCTTGCCATTTCAATCAGGCATCGTCGCCGGCGAACCCAAGGAGCTCACTTTAAATCTTTCTACGTTCTTTGAATCTGGGCCGTCCATCAAGATCGCTTACCGTCCTACTGACACGTGGAACCCTTTCTCTCTTATCGTCAAGACTGGCACCGGCCCCTTCGGTTCTCCCATGTCCACCTCTTTGCTTATGAGTGCTGAGTTCAACCTTCTTGGCCGTGGAAACCCTAGCTTTATGCTTCACCTCAAGCCTCAGTTCGGGGATTTCTCCATCAAGAAGTCCCAGTCTTCCGCTTTCGATAAAGTCGTCAAGATGACGAATGACGCCGTTGCGGATGTCGATTCGTCGGCTAGTGGCGATTTCGCGGGTTTCTTCACCGAGAAGGGGAAACTTGGGACTTTGATCTCGGGAGATATTGCGAGGATTCTGTCTGGAATGGAGGTAGCGGCGAGGACGGCTGTGCCAGTGAAGGGAAAGGCAATGTTGAAATTCCGATGGGGAATGAGGATTCCATCGGAGATGAAGAGTGGCGTCGGCGGGGCTGGGATTCCGTTTTTGGTGATGGATAAGATCGGGATCGAGCAGGTGGAAGGTGTTGATTCGAAGCAGGCTATAACCACAGCCAGCAAGGCGAGTCCAGGGGTAAGCACGAATGTGGACATTGCAGAGTCAATTTTTATGGTAAAGCGGCAGTTGGAAGCTCTGCATTCTGAGAATGCGTTACTGAAGAGAGCTGTGGATGATCTGAGACGAGAAATCTCCAGCGGAAATTTTGGGGATTTGAATTCTGTGAAATACAGAGAAATTGAAAGAAATGGGAAAACGGAGAGAAGGATGAATGAGAAGAATTCCATGGAAGAGGAGCTGAAGAAGGCATTGAAAGGAGCTTGA
- the LOC108453035 gene encoding histone H2B-like, which produces MAPKAEKKPAEKKPAEEKKAEKAPAEKKPRAEKKLPKEAGDKKKKRTKKSIETYKIYIFKVLKQVHPDIGISSKAMGIMNSFINDIFEKLAQESSRLARYNKKPTITSREIQTAVRLVLPGELAKHAVSEGTKAVTKFTSS; this is translated from the coding sequence ATGGCACCCAAAGCCGAGAAGAAGCCAGCCGAGAAAAAGCCAGCTGAGGAGAAAAAGGCCGAGAAGGCCCCAGCTGAGAAAAAACCAAGAGCTGAGAAGAAGCTCCCTAAAGAAGCTGGGGACAAGAAGAAGAAGCGAACCAAGAAGAGCATTGAAACCTACAAGATCTACATCTTCAAGGTGCTGAAGCAAGTCCATCCTGATATCGGCATTTCCAGCAAAGCTATGGGTATTATGAACAGTTTCATCAACGACATCTTTGAGAAGCTGGCTCAAGAATCTTCGAGGCTTGCACGCTATAACAAGAAACCCACCATTACCTCCCGTGAGATTCAGACTGCCGTAAGATTGGTCCTACCTGGGGAGTTGGCCAAGCATGCTGTTTCAGAAGGGACCAAGGCGGTTACAAAGTTCACCAGTTCTTAG